One window of the Granulicella arctica genome contains the following:
- a CDS encoding sugar porter family MFS transporter, with protein sequence MQTPILFDEGGIQTEAERTGYVWGIAFIAALGGLLFGYDWVVIGGARQFYEVYFHLTSVAIVGWANSCALVGCLIGSLTAGYFAERFGRRRVLLVAAILFAVSSALTGWAYSFNSFILWRIVGGVAIGFSSNVSPLYIAEISPAAIRGRLVSLNQFAIVVGILAAQIVNWRVARPVVADLGGEALLQSWNVQLGWRWMFTAVVVPALIFVVASLFIPESPRWLLSRGRQREAGAILTRIGGQGYADVELTNIERAVRAEVATEPASWRELWRPGVRRIVLVGIALAVLQQWTGINTLFNYAAEVYRQAGYGANDVFLNIVITGAINLVFTVGAMLLVDRVGRRPLMIFGCIGIGVSHLLCAWAYHAKLRGAPVLILTLSAIACYALTLAPIVWVLIAEIFPNRVRSQGVAAAVSALWIASFLLTYTFPILNAWLGTAGIFTGYGVVCLLGCLLVLVWVPETKGKTLEQIELSSANAASL encoded by the coding sequence ATGCAGACACCGATACTCTTCGACGAAGGTGGGATACAGACAGAGGCAGAGCGTACAGGGTATGTGTGGGGCATCGCGTTTATCGCGGCGCTCGGCGGGTTGCTCTTCGGATATGACTGGGTGGTGATTGGAGGTGCGCGGCAATTCTACGAAGTGTACTTTCACCTGACCTCCGTCGCTATTGTGGGCTGGGCTAACAGTTGCGCGCTGGTTGGTTGTCTTATTGGGTCGCTTACGGCGGGATACTTTGCAGAGCGATTTGGACGACGCCGCGTGCTGCTTGTTGCGGCGATTCTTTTTGCCGTGTCGTCGGCACTGACGGGCTGGGCTTACAGCTTCAACAGTTTTATTCTTTGGCGGATCGTGGGTGGAGTCGCGATCGGGTTCAGCTCGAATGTGTCGCCGCTTTATATCGCTGAGATTAGCCCGGCGGCGATTCGCGGGCGGCTGGTAAGTCTTAACCAGTTTGCGATCGTTGTCGGGATCCTGGCGGCGCAGATTGTGAATTGGCGGGTTGCTCGTCCTGTGGTTGCGGACTTAGGTGGAGAGGCCCTGTTGCAGAGCTGGAACGTGCAACTAGGCTGGCGTTGGATGTTTACCGCTGTGGTGGTGCCGGCCCTGATCTTTGTGGTCGCTTCGCTGTTTATTCCTGAAAGCCCGCGCTGGCTGCTGAGCCGTGGACGTCAACGTGAAGCGGGCGCGATACTAACGCGGATCGGCGGTCAGGGATATGCGGATGTCGAATTGACGAATATCGAGCGGGCTGTACGGGCAGAGGTGGCGACTGAGCCTGCAAGCTGGCGCGAGTTATGGCGACCGGGAGTGCGGCGGATCGTGCTGGTCGGCATAGCGCTGGCGGTGCTTCAGCAATGGACGGGGATCAACACGCTCTTCAACTACGCTGCTGAAGTGTATCGACAGGCTGGCTACGGGGCTAACGATGTGTTTCTCAACATCGTGATTACAGGAGCTATCAACCTGGTGTTTACCGTGGGAGCGATGCTGCTGGTGGATCGGGTTGGAAGACGTCCGTTAATGATCTTTGGCTGCATCGGCATCGGGGTCTCGCATCTGCTGTGTGCCTGGGCTTACCATGCCAAACTGCGAGGGGCCCCGGTGTTGATCCTGACGCTGAGTGCGATTGCCTGCTATGCACTTACGCTTGCACCTATCGTGTGGGTGCTGATTGCGGAGATCTTTCCAAATCGTGTGCGGTCTCAGGGAGTTGCGGCTGCGGTGAGCGCGTTGTGGATTGCTTCCTTCCTGCTGACGTATACGTTCCCGATCCTGAACGCCTGGCTGGGGACTGCCGGGATATTTACCGGGTACGGCGTTGTCTGCCTGCTGGGCTGCCTGCTGGTGCTTGTGTGGGTGCCTGAGACGAAGGGTAAAACGCTGGAGCAGATTGAATTGAGTAGTGCGAATGCGGCTTCGCTGTAG
- a CDS encoding alpha-galactosidase D gives MPIANCRFNLRLNLVRCCVLSAAVLAILPKAAQGQVNGVGQKPYLGWSTFSQQTVDGSFLTQANVQAQSDALKSSGLQEHGFTYINVDSGWQGTFDGNGRPTPNASQWDMKALVDHIHANGQKAGIYWIPGIEQPAVDGNYPVLGTALHTQDIVVTPLARGNAFGGTPPNPYHDKLDFTKPGAQEYINSVVALFASWGIDFIKLDAVTPGSYSNDLSIDNRADVAAYSKAITLTGRPMWFTISWQLDKDYLSTWQQFANARRIDDDVECEGRCSTLTNWARIALREYDSVGWEHDAGAQVGWNDLDTLDVGDGDRDGLSDVEKQTATTIWAMANSPIYLGGDLTKLDSFAKAAFTNDELIAVDQSGHPGVQVTGGAQPVWIADAGRGSYYVALYNLNGMPGAVTVRWSDLGFGGAARVRDVWNRIDLGASTASFTTTLLGHGSRLLKVTPFDKAVVAAGQSYEAEAAMLTGNATISTCAACSGGSKVSYLGASPSTNDVVFNNVFAESAGTYRMEVDAAAQGPRALVYAVNGSSPATLNLSGGSFNLPQVTSVPVVLRKGLNTITFGNPGTYGADLDRIVIGGDGKELAPQFTTYEAEAAQLTGTASVGGCSFCSGGAYVGNFGAGTQNSVVFPHVHVAQAGTYQLEVDYTTSGPRSLYVGLNGGPLTELDLDGSTFDSPVPVVLPVVLAAGDNTVTITNPNPQGYAPGLDSITVGPVVNASDLHGVVTHQAKLGGLSLWQLTLTNDGVGPASKAEVNTFTVVPTGGDAQCKASVLMLTPSVLGLIAPGGKRSLEIPILFSSGCRADTSFAVHAVFSANNGADVGMVASSGEKR, from the coding sequence ATGCCGATTGCGAATTGCCGCTTTAACCTGCGACTTAACCTTGTTCGCTGCTGTGTGTTGTCCGCTGCTGTGTTGGCGATACTTCCTAAGGCTGCCCAAGGACAGGTAAATGGGGTAGGGCAGAAGCCGTATTTGGGGTGGAGTACGTTCAGCCAGCAAACGGTGGATGGAAGCTTTCTGACGCAGGCAAATGTGCAGGCGCAGTCGGATGCACTGAAGAGTTCCGGATTGCAGGAGCATGGCTTCACGTACATCAACGTCGACTCGGGATGGCAAGGGACGTTCGATGGAAATGGCAGGCCCACACCGAATGCCAGCCAGTGGGATATGAAGGCGTTGGTCGATCACATCCATGCGAATGGTCAGAAGGCCGGGATTTATTGGATCCCCGGAATTGAGCAGCCGGCTGTCGACGGCAACTATCCGGTGCTGGGGACAGCGCTCCATACACAGGACATCGTCGTGACCCCGCTGGCGCGCGGCAATGCGTTTGGTGGCACGCCTCCGAATCCGTATCACGACAAGCTGGACTTTACGAAGCCGGGAGCGCAGGAGTATATAAATTCGGTGGTTGCGCTGTTCGCATCGTGGGGCATCGACTTCATCAAGCTGGATGCGGTGACGCCCGGGTCTTACTCGAATGATCTTTCGATCGATAACCGAGCGGATGTGGCGGCGTATTCAAAGGCGATCACGTTGACCGGCCGACCGATGTGGTTCACGATCTCATGGCAGTTGGATAAGGACTACCTGAGCACGTGGCAGCAGTTTGCGAATGCTCGGCGGATCGATGACGACGTTGAATGCGAGGGGAGATGCAGCACGCTGACAAATTGGGCGCGTATCGCGTTACGCGAGTACGACAGTGTGGGCTGGGAGCATGATGCGGGCGCGCAGGTTGGTTGGAACGATCTGGATACGCTCGATGTTGGAGACGGCGACCGTGATGGATTGAGCGATGTAGAGAAGCAGACAGCGACGACGATCTGGGCGATGGCAAACTCTCCAATTTATCTTGGGGGTGACCTGACGAAGCTCGACAGTTTTGCTAAAGCGGCGTTCACCAACGACGAGTTGATTGCTGTGGATCAGAGCGGTCATCCGGGTGTGCAGGTAACTGGCGGAGCGCAACCGGTGTGGATTGCCGATGCCGGAAGAGGGAGCTACTACGTTGCGCTATACAACTTGAACGGGATGCCCGGTGCGGTGACTGTTCGGTGGAGCGATCTTGGATTTGGTGGCGCGGCGAGAGTACGTGACGTTTGGAATCGCATTGATCTTGGCGCGTCCACAGCAAGCTTCACGACGACGCTGCTGGGACATGGCTCACGGCTCTTGAAGGTGACACCGTTTGATAAAGCTGTTGTTGCTGCCGGTCAGAGCTATGAGGCTGAAGCTGCGATGCTGACCGGCAATGCGACCATATCGACGTGTGCAGCTTGCTCGGGTGGCTCTAAGGTCAGCTATCTTGGGGCATCGCCTTCGACGAATGATGTTGTATTCAACAATGTATTTGCTGAATCAGCGGGAACGTACCGAATGGAGGTTGATGCCGCTGCGCAGGGTCCGCGAGCGTTGGTGTATGCCGTGAACGGCAGCTCGCCGGCGACGTTGAATCTTAGTGGTGGGAGCTTTAATCTTCCTCAGGTGACAAGCGTTCCAGTGGTTCTTCGTAAAGGTTTGAACACGATTACGTTTGGCAATCCGGGAACTTATGGTGCCGATCTGGATCGTATCGTGATCGGTGGAGATGGCAAGGAGCTTGCACCGCAATTTACGACGTACGAGGCTGAGGCTGCACAGTTGACGGGAACGGCGAGTGTAGGAGGTTGTTCGTTCTGCTCGGGCGGCGCTTACGTGGGCAACTTTGGAGCAGGAACGCAGAATAGTGTCGTGTTTCCGCATGTACATGTCGCACAGGCAGGAACCTACCAACTTGAGGTGGACTATACGACGAGCGGTCCTCGATCTTTGTATGTCGGGTTGAACGGCGGACCTCTGACGGAACTTGATTTAGATGGAAGCACGTTTGATTCGCCTGTGCCGGTTGTCCTACCGGTTGTTCTTGCGGCCGGGGACAATACGGTGACGATCACCAATCCAAATCCTCAGGGATATGCACCGGGACTGGATAGCATCACTGTTGGGCCGGTTGTAAATGCGTCCGATCTTCATGGTGTTGTGACGCACCAGGCCAAGCTGGGCGGCCTCAGTTTGTGGCAGTTGACGCTGACGAATGATGGTGTCGGTCCTGCTTCGAAGGCAGAGGTGAACACCTTTACCGTTGTGCCCACGGGAGGCGATGCTCAATGCAAAGCATCCGTGCTGATGCTTACACCGTCTGTGCTGGGTTTGATTGCACCGGGAGGAAAGCGCAGCCTGGAGATACCGATTCTCTTCTCGTCGGGGTGCCGCGCGGATACAAGCTTCGCTGTGCACGCGGTGTTCTCGGCTAACAATGGTGCGGATGTGGGCATGGTGGCAAGCAGTGGCGAAAAGCGCTAG
- a CDS encoding LacI family DNA-binding transcriptional regulator yields MKNDAANAGIKDIANALNVSIGTVDRALHGRPGVSEKTKVKVLAMADKLGYKPNLAAQALKLNRRLSIGVVLPKYIAHFFDPMRAGIRAASAAAVGMQVGLEFYEYARLGSGDIAAMESALGQHHDGVIFVPGDPRQFHSLIQKFARSGTATLCVGSDAPNTDRSGTVAAHAYVSGAIAAELLALTLRDKANVAIFTGERHTFDHAEKLRGFAATLALQAPHLTLLPALENHEKPEEAYRQALALMKQADRPAGLYLSTANSMPVIRALDEVGLLGTVQVITTDLFRELVPLLEYGKVLATLHQRPYTQGKMAFESMLGLLTHPGKKHPAVWLAPHVILRSNLPLFSHLITDTDEE; encoded by the coding sequence ATGAAAAATGACGCAGCCAATGCCGGGATCAAGGATATTGCGAACGCCCTGAACGTGTCGATCGGTACGGTTGATCGGGCACTTCACGGACGCCCGGGTGTGAGCGAGAAGACTAAGGTCAAAGTTCTGGCTATGGCTGACAAGCTTGGCTATAAGCCGAATCTTGCCGCACAGGCTTTGAAACTCAACCGTCGGCTTTCAATCGGTGTTGTGCTGCCGAAGTACATCGCACATTTTTTCGACCCAATGCGGGCGGGTATACGCGCGGCTTCTGCGGCAGCTGTCGGGATGCAGGTCGGGCTGGAGTTCTATGAATACGCACGGCTTGGCTCTGGTGACATCGCGGCGATGGAGAGCGCACTTGGCCAGCATCATGATGGAGTGATCTTTGTGCCCGGCGATCCTCGTCAATTCCATTCACTCATTCAGAAGTTTGCGCGCAGTGGTACGGCAACACTCTGTGTTGGCAGCGATGCACCGAACACGGATCGAAGCGGGACTGTGGCCGCCCACGCTTATGTCAGTGGAGCGATCGCTGCTGAGTTGCTGGCTCTGACCCTGCGAGACAAGGCTAATGTCGCCATTTTTACGGGCGAACGACATACGTTCGACCATGCGGAGAAGCTTCGGGGATTCGCGGCCACGCTGGCGCTGCAAGCTCCTCACCTCACCTTGCTACCTGCACTGGAGAACCATGAGAAGCCGGAAGAGGCTTACCGACAGGCGCTGGCATTGATGAAGCAAGCGGACCGTCCGGCGGGACTTTATCTCAGCACGGCGAACAGTATGCCCGTAATCAGGGCGTTGGATGAGGTCGGCTTGTTAGGAACCGTTCAGGTCATAACTACAGACCTCTTCCGTGAGCTTGTGCCGCTGCTGGAGTATGGCAAGGTGCTCGCTACACTTCATCAGCGTCCGTATACACAAGGCAAGATGGCGTTCGAGAGTATGCTCGGACTGCTCACGCACCCCGGCAAAAAGCATCCAGCGGTGTGGCTCGCGCCGCATGTCATCCTGCGTAGTAATCTTCCTCTCTTTTCACACTTGATCACGGACACTGACGAGGAATAG
- a CDS encoding glycoside hydrolase family 97 protein: MKASAIFTSFGLPAFVLLLANFPCSAQTTVTPSTPVALASPNGQLILRFTTRPDKSSSPGAGRLSYSITFHNKPVIDDSDLELNLGEGSALGRDVAITGSEPSSGIDDYTLQNQKVSKVHDAYNSVMLHTGETGTHARKLDIEARVYNNGIAFRYHVPQAGGSSSVELRGEGTEFRLSTDATDWLLALPNYRSSYESEYVKLPTSALSNQGGVSSSFLIGLPLLMHEPGTAWVSLMEADIEGNTSLYVTNPSGNWAGHYFQAKLSPRFDRPDLAVTSTLPYHSAWRVLAIADDPGRLVESTLVYDLSPASRVTDTSWIKAGKASWNWWVNDVDAQGKPAFTTENMKRYIDFSAQSGFPYFMLDAGWAVGRDITRMNGKIDVPELTRYAATKNVKVWIWCYSESVMKQMQEAFPLFENWGVAGIKIDFINRDDQQGVQFYYDTAREAAAHHLMVDFHGTRTPWGLERTYPNVMSYEGVLGLENNKVGRRDSPTDRAVFPFTRLLAGPMDYTAGAFRNATEDGFSARDSEPMAMGTRAQQLALYVIYQTPFQMVSDSPQAYAGQPGFQFIRDVPVTWDSVHVINGIPGEFATIARQHGDSWYIGSMTNWSPRTLTVPLDFLAPGQYTAEIYADGPNADTQPTQIAIRKQTVRRGQTLTLKLAAGGGCAIRIVPVDQH, encoded by the coding sequence ATGAAAGCATCAGCCATATTCACGTCTTTTGGTTTACCCGCGTTCGTGCTCCTCCTGGCCAACTTTCCCTGCTCTGCACAAACAACTGTCACGCCATCAACACCAGTCGCCCTGGCTTCGCCCAATGGTCAACTCATCCTGCGCTTCACAACTCGTCCCGACAAAAGCTCCTCGCCCGGCGCAGGCAGGTTGTCCTACTCCATCACCTTCCATAACAAGCCGGTGATCGATGATTCCGACCTGGAATTGAACCTGGGAGAAGGATCCGCCCTTGGTCGAGACGTTGCCATCACCGGTTCGGAGCCATCTAGCGGAATTGATGATTACACCCTACAGAACCAAAAAGTGAGCAAGGTCCATGACGCGTACAACAGCGTGATGCTGCATACTGGCGAAACCGGTACGCACGCACGTAAACTCGACATCGAAGCGCGCGTCTACAACAACGGAATTGCCTTTCGCTATCACGTCCCACAAGCGGGCGGCTCCTCGTCTGTTGAGCTACGTGGTGAGGGCACCGAGTTCCGCCTGAGTACGGATGCCACAGACTGGCTTCTTGCTCTGCCGAACTACCGCAGCAGCTATGAGAGTGAGTACGTCAAGCTTCCAACCTCAGCCCTGAGTAATCAGGGTGGTGTGTCGAGCAGCTTCCTCATCGGCCTGCCGCTCCTCATGCATGAGCCCGGCACCGCTTGGGTTTCGCTCATGGAGGCTGACATCGAGGGCAACACCTCGCTCTACGTAACCAATCCCTCCGGTAACTGGGCTGGCCACTACTTTCAGGCGAAGCTCTCACCCCGATTCGATCGACCGGACCTCGCTGTCACGAGTACCCTCCCCTACCATTCTGCGTGGCGCGTCCTCGCTATCGCTGATGACCCAGGCCGACTCGTCGAATCGACCTTGGTCTACGATCTAAGTCCTGCCAGTCGCGTCACGGACACCTCTTGGATCAAGGCTGGTAAAGCCTCGTGGAACTGGTGGGTCAACGATGTTGACGCGCAGGGCAAGCCCGCCTTCACCACCGAGAACATGAAGCGCTACATCGACTTTTCCGCGCAATCGGGCTTTCCTTACTTCATGCTGGATGCCGGATGGGCTGTAGGCCGGGACATCACACGGATGAACGGCAAGATCGATGTTCCTGAACTGACTCGCTACGCTGCTACAAAGAACGTAAAAGTATGGATCTGGTGCTACTCCGAATCCGTCATGAAGCAGATGCAGGAAGCATTTCCGCTCTTCGAAAATTGGGGTGTCGCCGGAATCAAGATCGACTTCATCAACCGCGACGATCAACAAGGAGTGCAGTTCTATTACGACACGGCTCGCGAGGCCGCAGCGCACCACCTGATGGTCGACTTTCACGGCACTCGCACACCCTGGGGTCTGGAACGTACCTATCCGAATGTGATGAGCTACGAAGGTGTGCTCGGGCTTGAGAACAATAAAGTCGGACGGCGCGATAGCCCGACCGATCGTGCCGTCTTCCCTTTCACTCGCCTGTTAGCAGGTCCAATGGACTACACTGCGGGTGCCTTCCGCAACGCTACCGAAGATGGCTTCAGCGCGCGGGACAGCGAACCTATGGCTATGGGAACACGTGCCCAGCAACTCGCTCTCTACGTGATTTATCAAACTCCGTTTCAGATGGTCTCCGACAGCCCGCAGGCCTATGCTGGTCAGCCTGGTTTCCAGTTCATAAGAGACGTCCCCGTCACCTGGGATAGCGTGCACGTGATCAACGGCATACCCGGAGAGTTCGCAACGATCGCGCGACAGCATGGTGATTCCTGGTACATCGGCAGCATGACAAACTGGTCGCCGCGCACCCTGACCGTGCCACTCGACTTTCTCGCTCCCGGTCAATATACGGCGGAGATTTATGCGGACGGCCCTAACGCAGATACCCAACCCACCCAAATCGCCATCCGCAAACAGACTGTACGCCGCGGCCAGACCCTGACTCTCAAACTAGCGGCAGGCGGCGGATGTGCCATCAGGATTGTGCCGGTCGACCAACACTAA
- a CDS encoding TonB-dependent receptor domain-containing protein, which yields MKSTLHTTVLKLGLTCATLTIIAPLLFPAEAIAQADQGAITGFVKDPTGAVIPNADVTVVNTDTGLSLNVKSNSSGVFVFAPLKIGNYSVTATAPNFAPLTQTGLRVDIQTRLGVNLTLQPGSVAQTIDVGTQAPLLQTQDGSVQQVISAQSIDNTPLNGRNFVYIAQLTAGIAPPGGNTRGAGSGDFVANGQRATQNNFILDGVDNNTNLVDFLNGQTYVVRPPPDALAEFAVQTSSFSSEFGHSAGAVVNASIKSGTNQIHGSLWEYLRNTAFDAKDWEAQSIPVYHENQFGATLGLPILKNRLFYFGDIEANRIARSNPGTYSVPTALMRKGDFTELLNSTLNGQSVQLYQPNSGGGASNTLQCNGRNNVYCANQINAVAQNILNLYPLPNANGGKTTNNYVVNTPTHNNTVQWDQRIDWNATARDQAYARYSYSRVVTLNGLPLGPILDGTGYGGERDLSFAQDFVFSETHFFTPSFTNEFRFGFNAGKFSFLQPNANVNLSPTLGLGGVPFSPNEGGLPLGIVYGISQWGSVGTSNESQNVYQILDNASKTIGKHNLRVGASMQSIRFFNRYAPSSLGNYYFTGLYTSDPALSNKTGSGVADFLADQMNTSALSSAPNINNALWYDAAYVQDDWKLTSHLTVNLGLRYDYYEPYKENSHMQENFIPGSLGFGTGTGTLILPKQIQNTVSLGTRLPSILAKDGIGVSYIDNERLVSAQLTNFAPRIGIAYQLDPQTAVRAGYGIFYGGLESQGGTNLGDNFPFRGQLNVNPVSCSLGNCPSNGITLESGEGAQFAAGFLNAVSNPGFHAVERTPKTPYTMNYNLSFQRQVTPSMAATISYVGNVSRHLSTYYDPNTVRGLYAPGTQTQAFQPFPDLGGIGTILFAGVSTYNSLQAKLEKRASHGLTFLSTYTWAHALDDTSSAGGLSTAIGDRNMAIIPFIDEYTNSVYDVRNRFTFNGNYELPFGVGRAHLTHHGVLDEIAGGWSGSATWVAQSGSPFTVGNNNNTAAGGSARAILVGDPYAPGGTPDPTSGLTPDQCPTQTRTRLHYYNPCSFRNPLPGNLIAPVGTAPTAGQIAGPITDEATAIRFLGGRQNVLYGPGYYSVNASLFKNFTTFREQYLQFRADVFNVFNHPTLGNPSDTSLDSNAGQITGPKFFQNNTPDSRFFQLALRYAF from the coding sequence ATGAAAAGCACACTGCATACGACAGTGCTGAAATTAGGGCTTACTTGCGCGACTCTGACCATAATCGCGCCACTCCTTTTCCCGGCCGAAGCGATAGCCCAAGCTGACCAGGGTGCGATCACCGGCTTTGTGAAGGACCCAACCGGAGCCGTCATCCCGAACGCAGATGTCACGGTCGTCAACACGGACACCGGGCTAAGTCTCAACGTAAAGAGTAATTCCAGCGGCGTCTTCGTCTTTGCACCTCTCAAGATCGGAAACTACTCTGTAACGGCTACAGCGCCGAACTTCGCGCCCCTGACCCAAACCGGTCTTCGGGTCGACATTCAAACAAGGCTTGGCGTGAACCTCACCCTGCAGCCAGGCTCCGTTGCACAGACCATCGATGTAGGCACCCAGGCTCCTCTGTTGCAGACGCAGGATGGCTCCGTGCAGCAGGTGATCTCTGCGCAGTCGATCGATAACACTCCGTTGAATGGACGAAACTTCGTCTACATCGCACAACTGACGGCTGGAATCGCCCCTCCAGGAGGCAACACCCGCGGTGCTGGTTCAGGTGACTTCGTTGCCAATGGACAGCGGGCCACGCAAAACAACTTCATTCTCGACGGAGTCGACAACAACACTAACCTGGTCGATTTCCTCAACGGCCAGACCTACGTCGTGAGACCGCCGCCCGATGCACTGGCGGAATTCGCGGTCCAGACAAGTAGCTTCAGTTCAGAGTTCGGACACTCTGCCGGCGCTGTCGTCAACGCGAGCATCAAGAGCGGTACTAACCAGATCCACGGAAGCCTCTGGGAGTATCTGCGCAACACCGCCTTCGACGCGAAGGACTGGGAAGCGCAATCGATTCCGGTGTACCACGAGAATCAGTTCGGAGCGACTCTAGGCCTGCCGATCCTCAAGAACAGGCTCTTCTACTTCGGCGATATCGAAGCCAACCGCATCGCTCGCAGCAATCCCGGAACCTACAGCGTTCCAACGGCGCTGATGCGCAAAGGAGATTTTACAGAGCTGCTGAACTCCACGCTCAACGGACAGTCAGTCCAGCTCTACCAACCAAACTCCGGCGGCGGTGCGAGCAACACGTTACAGTGCAACGGTCGTAACAATGTCTATTGCGCCAATCAGATAAACGCAGTCGCCCAGAACATCCTCAACCTTTATCCGCTCCCGAACGCAAACGGAGGCAAGACAACGAACAACTACGTAGTCAACACGCCGACTCATAACAATACCGTGCAGTGGGATCAGCGCATCGACTGGAACGCCACCGCCCGCGACCAGGCCTATGCCCGGTATAGCTATAGCCGTGTTGTCACGTTGAACGGCCTGCCGCTTGGACCGATCCTGGACGGCACCGGCTATGGCGGAGAACGCGATCTCAGCTTTGCACAAGATTTTGTCTTCAGCGAAACTCATTTCTTTACGCCATCATTTACAAATGAATTTCGCTTCGGATTCAACGCAGGGAAGTTCAGCTTTCTACAGCCAAACGCAAATGTCAATCTCTCTCCAACCCTTGGCTTAGGTGGTGTTCCGTTCTCGCCCAATGAGGGCGGTCTCCCGCTCGGTATCGTCTACGGTATCAGCCAGTGGGGTTCCGTCGGGACATCCAACGAATCGCAAAATGTTTACCAGATTCTCGACAACGCTTCGAAGACGATCGGTAAACACAATTTGCGCGTTGGTGCCTCCATGCAGTCCATTCGTTTCTTCAATCGGTACGCTCCATCCTCCCTCGGCAACTACTACTTCACCGGTCTTTATACGAGCGACCCTGCATTGTCCAATAAGACAGGATCGGGTGTAGCCGACTTCCTGGCCGACCAGATGAATACCTCCGCGTTATCCTCTGCGCCAAACATCAACAATGCCCTCTGGTACGACGCCGCTTATGTGCAGGATGACTGGAAACTCACCTCGCACCTGACTGTAAACCTGGGTCTTCGCTACGACTACTACGAACCCTACAAAGAAAATTCGCACATGCAGGAGAACTTCATCCCGGGCTCACTAGGCTTCGGTACCGGAACTGGAACCCTCATTCTTCCGAAGCAGATTCAAAACACGGTGTCACTCGGAACCAGGCTGCCATCGATCCTCGCGAAGGATGGGATCGGCGTCTCGTACATCGATAACGAGCGCCTCGTCAGCGCGCAGCTAACCAACTTCGCTCCACGCATCGGAATCGCCTATCAACTCGATCCGCAAACAGCAGTTCGCGCCGGATACGGCATCTTCTACGGAGGCCTCGAAAGCCAGGGCGGAACGAATCTCGGAGATAACTTCCCATTCCGTGGACAACTCAACGTTAATCCAGTTAGTTGCTCCCTCGGTAATTGCCCTTCAAATGGCATCACCCTCGAAAGTGGAGAGGGCGCACAGTTTGCCGCTGGCTTCCTGAACGCTGTTTCCAACCCCGGCTTCCACGCTGTCGAGCGTACTCCGAAGACGCCCTACACCATGAACTACAACCTTTCCTTCCAACGGCAGGTCACGCCCAGCATGGCGGCGACGATCAGCTATGTCGGCAACGTGTCGCGCCACCTCTCCACCTACTACGATCCAAACACGGTACGCGGACTTTACGCTCCAGGAACTCAGACACAAGCCTTTCAGCCCTTTCCCGACCTGGGCGGAATTGGTACGATCCTCTTCGCCGGAGTAAGTACCTACAACTCGCTGCAAGCCAAGCTGGAGAAGCGTGCGTCACACGGACTTACGTTCTTGTCGACCTACACCTGGGCGCACGCTCTGGATGACACAAGCTCGGCAGGCGGCCTATCTACCGCAATCGGGGACCGCAACATGGCGATCATTCCATTCATCGATGAGTACACCAACTCCGTCTACGATGTTCGCAACCGCTTCACCTTCAACGGCAACTACGAGCTACCCTTTGGAGTCGGTCGGGCTCATCTGACGCACCACGGCGTTCTCGATGAGATCGCAGGTGGGTGGTCCGGAAGTGCAACCTGGGTTGCACAGAGTGGAAGCCCGTTTACCGTCGGCAATAACAACAATACGGCGGCCGGCGGTAGTGCTCGAGCGATTCTCGTTGGCGATCCATATGCTCCCGGCGGAACTCCCGATCCGACCTCGGGCCTTACCCCTGATCAGTGCCCAACACAGACCAGGACGCGCCTGCACTATTACAATCCTTGCTCATTTCGCAATCCGTTACCGGGCAACCTGATCGCGCCTGTTGGCACCGCGCCAACAGCAGGACAGATCGCTGGTCCTATCACCGATGAAGCCACGGCTATCCGTTTCCTTGGCGGTCGCCAGAACGTCCTCTACGGTCCCGGCTACTACAGCGTCAATGCATCACTGTTCAAGAACTTTACGACCTTTCGCGAACAGTACCTTCAGTTCCGTGCTGATGTCTTCAACGTCTTCAATCATCCCACGCTTGGCAATCCTTCCGATACCTCGCTTGACTCTAATGCCGGACAAATCACTGGACCAAAGTTTTTTCAAAACAACACGCCAGACTCCCGCTTCTTTCAACTCGCGTTGCGGTACGCTTTCTAA